From uncultured Fusobacterium sp.:
AATAAACAGAAAAATAGACAAAGGAAGATAGAAAAATAAAAAAACTTGCATTTGTCTAAAAAATAGTATAGATTTTATTTATAAATAGGGTTATAAATATGAAAAAATGGGGGAAAAATTAGATGGAAGAAAAAGTGAATAAAGAATTAGAGAAAAAAAAGAAAAAATTAAGATATGTAGGAGTTTATGATAACATATATGAAAAGATAAAAGATGGGGAATTTGAAGACAAATTACCAGCAGAACCAGAATTAGCAAAGCTTATGGGAGTGAGTAGGATGACTTTAAGACAGGCACTTACTCTTTTGAGAGAAGATGGGATTATAAAAAATATTCAAGGGAAGGGAAATTTTATAATAAGTGATGGTGTTAAATGGGAAAAAGGGTTAGAAACATTTGGGCATCCTGTGTATGATTCTTTAAATGATCTTATAGATGAAGTGGAGTTTCAATTTAGAATAGAGCCTTCAACAGATTATACTAATAAAGTTTTAGAAAGAAAGACTCCAGTTATTATTTTTGCTGATAGATGGTATAAATGTAAGGGAATAGCTAAGGCTTATACACTTTCAATTTTACCAGTAGAAACAATAAAAGAGAGAGAGATAGACTTAAATAATTCAG
This genomic window contains:
- a CDS encoding GntR family transcriptional regulator; this encodes MEEKVNKELEKKKKKLRYVGVYDNIYEKIKDGEFEDKLPAEPELAKLMGVSRMTLRQALTLLREDGIIKNIQGKGNFIISDGVKWEKGLETFGHPVYDSLNDLIDEVEFQFRIEPSTDYTNKVLERKTPVIIFADRWYKCKGIAKAYTLSILPVETIKEREIDLNNSEELLKYLEKEIYEEARHSNLKLIYSESGNFSAVKYKISDSNKCYLVTESLYSKNKYPEVHNKHYLPIEHSHIEINRKP